From a region of the Hymenobacter jejuensis genome:
- a CDS encoding DinB family protein codes for MNHRLHIRFEQLEHATDRLLQAAAALGDKSHLSPAPGHWSADQVIQHLVVAETGIAQYIDKKLLQAESLQKSGFGSFWRSALLRVLLRVPFAKFKTPAKLAALTPAEVPSLPQLQSQWQSVRRRLEQMLNEFPSKLLDRAIFRHPRSGMLNIYQTLDFMLDHVLHHQRQMERITQQINTK; via the coding sequence ATGAATCACCGTTTGCACATCCGTTTTGAACAACTCGAACACGCCACAGATCGGCTCTTGCAAGCGGCGGCGGCGTTGGGCGACAAATCACACTTGAGCCCCGCGCCGGGGCATTGGTCAGCCGATCAGGTTATTCAGCATCTGGTAGTGGCCGAAACAGGAATTGCCCAGTACATCGATAAAAAGCTGCTGCAAGCCGAGAGTTTGCAGAAATCGGGGTTTGGGTCGTTTTGGCGCTCCGCGCTGCTGCGTGTGCTGCTCAGGGTTCCCTTTGCTAAGTTCAAAACACCCGCCAAGCTTGCCGCGCTCACTCCCGCGGAGGTGCCGTCTCTGCCGCAGCTGCAGTCGCAGTGGCAAAGCGTGCGGCGGCGGCTTGAACAGATGCTCAACGAGTTTCCCTCGAAGCTACTCGACCGCGCCATTTTCCGGCATCCGCGTTCGGGCATGCTCAACATCTACCAAACACTGGATTTTATGCTTGACCATGTGCTGCACCACCAACGCCAGATGGAGCGCATCACGCAGCAGATAAATACCAAGTAA
- a CDS encoding pyruvate dehydrogenase complex E1 component subunit beta: MRTIQFREALREAMTEEMRRDPRVFLMGEEVAEYNGAYKVSQGMLDEFGAERVIDTPIAELGFAGIGVGAAVNGLIPIIEFMTFNFSLVAIDQVINAAAKFYSMSGGQYSCPIVFRGPTGNAGMLSSQHSQNFENWFANTPGLKVVVPSNPYDAKGLLKSAIRDPDPVIFMESELMYGDKGEVPEEEYLLPIGKANVVRQGKSVTLVSFGKMMKIVLTAADELAKEGIEAEVIDLRSVRPIDYDTLIESVKKTNRMVIVEEAWPLASISSELTYMVQRRAFDYLDAPVVRITCGDVPLPYAPTLIEASLPNVARTVKAVKEVMYQKA; encoded by the coding sequence ATGCGGACCATCCAATTCCGGGAAGCCCTGCGTGAAGCTATGACCGAAGAAATGCGCCGCGATCCGCGCGTGTTTCTGATGGGCGAAGAAGTGGCTGAATACAACGGCGCTTACAAAGTGAGCCAAGGCATGCTCGACGAGTTCGGCGCTGAGCGAGTGATTGATACCCCGATCGCCGAGCTGGGTTTTGCCGGCATCGGCGTAGGCGCAGCCGTCAACGGGCTGATTCCGATCATCGAATTCATGACCTTCAACTTCTCGCTCGTGGCCATCGACCAGGTGATCAACGCGGCGGCGAAGTTTTATTCGATGTCGGGCGGTCAGTATTCGTGTCCCATCGTGTTCCGCGGACCAACTGGCAACGCCGGCATGCTCTCGTCGCAGCACTCTCAGAACTTCGAGAACTGGTTTGCCAACACGCCCGGTCTGAAAGTAGTCGTTCCTTCCAATCCCTACGACGCGAAAGGCTTGCTCAAGAGCGCCATCCGCGACCCCGATCCAGTGATTTTTATGGAATCGGAGCTGATGTACGGCGACAAGGGCGAGGTGCCGGAAGAAGAATACCTGCTGCCCATTGGCAAAGCCAACGTGGTGCGTCAGGGCAAGAGCGTAACACTGGTGAGCTTCGGCAAAATGATGAAAATCGTGCTGACTGCCGCCGACGAGCTCGCCAAGGAAGGCATTGAAGCTGAAGTCATTGACCTGCGCTCGGTGCGCCCCATCGATTACGATACGCTTATCGAGTCGGTGAAGAAAACCAACCGCATGGTGATCGTGGAAGAAGCTTGGCCACTGGCCAGCATCAGCTCCGAGCTGACCTACATGGTACAGCGTCGTGCCTTCGATTACCTCGATGCCCCTGTCGTGCGCATTACCTGCGGCGACGTGCCGCTGCCCTATGCTCCTACCCTCATCGAGGCGTCGCTACCGAACGTGGCCCGCACGGTGAAGGCAGTGAAAGAGGTAATGTATCAAAAAGCATAG
- a CDS encoding tetratricopeptide repeat protein, translating to MLKVAQTGQEVTVNPSVLESNGENVLFSVTARSPAKHLRKGKVYEFNLSYRYNNGLNQDTVGRLPFLLGEYTYDEQKKDQLVITKQFSFPYTPAKSPGELVAVPVVREVQPGGKRLKGKEMRLARGIVTTGRLVVRQDTTIELLPETADNNMSGTRVLPFYFDAGQSNIRNYLGTNVTALEDFIEANQHTEKVMIVAGHSPDSLDRHDPRLADKRVQALTKYYKHRVDTDSYLNSVRNIQFESQAYHRRWDLFLNKVQTSALKPEQIDSVVLLINDTPGSYEQKEKSLHRLSFFDYLEEYIYPVMRFGTVAVKYTAPKRYDSEIYLLSKKIVEKQTEGDALTPEELRYSATLTPLLAEKQRIYETSVAMTGSWQAYHNLGVVLLQRSEKEVSDKVRRAYLRRAATNFTLAAHRNPTAEMFYHVAAAYHRANDRLEALQNYDYAIKLGGTHPILDKVFADKAALEIEIGQLDDALGSMSYSSKTYQNTMNRGLIYLLKDNYPGAAKFYQEALVLKPNDPMAYYCLAVIAARTKNEAEMGQQLRRAVQADRAFAQRAVEDLEFRDFASTKTFLEAVR from the coding sequence ATGTTGAAGGTTGCACAGACCGGTCAGGAAGTTACGGTAAATCCTTCGGTACTAGAGAGTAATGGCGAGAATGTATTGTTCAGCGTCACGGCTCGCTCTCCTGCTAAGCATTTGCGCAAGGGAAAAGTTTACGAGTTCAACCTAAGTTACCGCTACAACAACGGCCTAAACCAAGATACGGTGGGCCGCCTGCCTTTTCTGCTGGGCGAATACACCTACGACGAGCAGAAAAAAGACCAACTTGTTATTACGAAGCAGTTTTCGTTTCCGTACACGCCCGCCAAAAGTCCGGGTGAACTGGTGGCGGTGCCCGTGGTGCGCGAGGTACAACCAGGTGGCAAACGCCTGAAAGGCAAAGAGATGCGGCTGGCCCGCGGCATCGTCACGACGGGCCGCTTGGTAGTACGGCAGGACACTACCATTGAGCTGCTGCCCGAAACCGCCGACAACAACATGAGCGGCACCCGCGTGCTGCCGTTTTACTTCGACGCCGGCCAATCCAACATTCGCAACTACTTGGGCACCAACGTGACTGCCCTGGAAGATTTTATTGAAGCCAACCAGCACACAGAGAAGGTCATGATCGTGGCCGGACACTCGCCCGACTCCCTCGATCGCCACGACCCGCGCTTGGCCGACAAGCGCGTGCAGGCCCTTACCAAATACTACAAGCACCGCGTAGATACCGATTCGTACCTGAATTCGGTGCGCAACATTCAGTTTGAAAGCCAAGCCTATCACCGCCGTTGGGATCTGTTTCTCAACAAAGTGCAGACCTCGGCCTTGAAACCCGAGCAGATCGATTCAGTAGTGCTGCTGATCAACGACACGCCGGGCAGCTACGAGCAAAAGGAAAAGAGCCTGCACCGGCTTTCGTTTTTCGACTACCTGGAGGAATACATCTACCCGGTAATGCGTTTTGGCACCGTCGCGGTAAAATACACTGCACCAAAGCGTTACGATTCGGAGATTTACCTGCTTTCCAAAAAGATCGTGGAAAAGCAAACTGAAGGCGACGCACTTACGCCGGAGGAACTGCGGTATTCGGCCACGCTTACGCCGCTGCTGGCCGAAAAGCAGCGCATCTACGAAACCTCCGTGGCCATGACCGGCAGTTGGCAGGCGTACCACAACTTGGGTGTGGTGCTGCTTCAGCGCTCGGAAAAGGAAGTGAGCGACAAGGTGCGACGCGCTTACCTGCGCCGCGCGGCCACCAACTTCACGCTGGCCGCCCACCGCAACCCGACCGCCGAGATGTTTTACCACGTAGCGGCGGCTTATCACCGGGCCAACGACCGCCTGGAAGCGCTTCAGAACTACGATTACGCCATCAAGCTGGGCGGCACGCATCCCATTCTGGACAAGGTATTTGCCGACAAAGCCGCCCTTGAAATTGAAATCGGCCAGCTCGACGATGCGTTGGGCAGCATGAGCTACAGCAGCAAAACCTACCAGAACACGATGAATCGCGGCCTGATCTATTTGCTGAAGGATAACTACCCCGGCGCAGCCAAATTTTACCAGGAAGCCTTGGTACTGAAACCCAACGATCCGATGGCTTATTACTGCCTGGCCGTAATTGCCGCCCGCACCAAAAACGAAGCCGAAATGGGCCAGCAGCTGCGGCGCGCTGTGCAAGCCGACCGGGCCTTCGCCCAGCGCGCCGTGGAAGATCTGGAATTTCGGGATTTCGCAAGTACCAAGACGTTTCTGGAGGCGGTAAGGTAA